The genome window GGACCCGGCTACGATTTCACCGGATACGTACATAGAATCCTCGTTATGCGAACGAAAATTCCCCTTTTCCGTTATTCCAAAGTAGTTAATAATCATGGAGAAACACTGGAAATTGAAACAATCTCCACAATCTATTAGTAATATGTGTCAACGGCGAACTTCAAGAACAAATCTTCGCCAAATTCTTTTTTTAGAAAATAGACTGTTTCTAATGTTTTGATTCCAAAATTTTCTGCAACAGGTTTTCAAAAAAACCCTATTTCGCGGAGTAACCGCCGTCGACCGGAATCGCCGTCCCCGTAATAAAAGTGGAATCCTCTCCGCAGAGCCAGAGTACGGTTTTTGCGATCTCTTCCGGCGTTGCGATTCGGTGCATGGGATGCAACTTGACCAACTGCTTTTCCGCTTCGATCGGATCTTTGGCGAGATGAAAGAGTTCGTCCAGGATTTCGGTTTTAACCGCGCCCGGACAAATCGCGTTAATGCGAATATTCTTCTTTGCGTATTCCAAAGCGGCGCTTTTTGTTAATCCGACAACGCCGTGTTTGGCGGCCGAATAAGGATTGATTCCGACGACCCCGTTGATTCCCGAGATGGAGGAAACGTTCACGACGGCCCCTCCCCCTGCCTTGACGATTTCCGGGATTTGATACTTCATCGACAGCCAAGCGCCCTTGAGGTTCACGTTCACCACGTTATCCCAAACGTCTTCCGGATATTCGTGTAAGAGATGATTGACTCCCATGATTCCCGCGTTGTTGACTCCGAAATCCAATCTCCCGAATTTCTCCACGGCGGTATCGACGACCTTCTTCACTTGTTCCCCGGAAGTCACGTCGCAAACGACGAAATGAACGTCCCCGCCTTGAGAACGGACTTCCGATTCGAGTTTTTTTCCCTCGTCGAGTCTGCGTCCGCAAAACACGACTTTGACGCCTTTCGAGACAAACTCCCGTACGACTGCTTTTCCGATTCCGGTGCTGCCTCCGGTAACCATCGCGACTTTGTCTCTCATGGAATTCTCCGAAATGATATTCAAATTTTAGAATTTACTTAGATCAGCTTTCTCGTCTTTCCGTTGCGAACCCGGGAAAGATATTTTTTCAGATGTATGTTGATCGTTTCCAGATCGCCTAGTTCCTTTTCGATCGAAGAAACCTTCAGATCCTGTACGAGAACGAGCAGATAACGGAGTTCTTCCAGATGGACTTTCGCCTTGAGAATGTTTTTGATCTTTTCGGAAAGGATTCTGCTTCCCCAAGCTCCTGCGATGCGCACGGGAAGAAGAGCGGAAACAGATCGGATGTGTTCGAGAAGAGGTCCGTGTTCTTTGAGTTTGACCGCGTCCATCCTGTTTCCGAGCGAGTATACTTTCAAAATGAGATCGTGAGCGAGACGCAACACTTCCAACTTGTCAAAGCTGCGGATCTGCGCGGCTGCGGAAGATTTCGCGCTTTCCTTCTCCGCCGCATCGGTTCCCACGGGAGGAGAAGTATACGAAGGAATTTTTCCTTCCGTAAAAATTTTACGGAATCCTTCGGGAACGGGCACAACTTTACGGATGGAATAATCGAAAAACAAAACACGAATCTTAACAAGAGAAACCTTTTCTCTTCGATCGTCCTTGGAAAGACGGAACGTCAGATCGAAGGATTTTTCGCCGAGATTGTCCAACACGACGTCTATCTTGACGCGGTCGTTGTAAAGCAATTCTCCCTGATAGAGAATTCCCGCATTGGCAAAGATGATGCTCTTTCCGTAAATATCCGTTACCGAAAATCCGAGATACTGAAAGAACTGGAGATGCGCCTCCATCACGATGTCCAGAATCGAAGCGAAGGACACGTGTATATCCAGAGCCAGATCCGTTTTGCGGATCGCCAGCTCCGTCGAGAAATAATACTTCTCCGGAAATTCGATCTGTATGTCGGTCATAGATATTTCGAAATCCGCCGCGAAAACTCCCGTTGCGACATAAGGGAAATTCGAAGACGACGGAAATAAATTTCCTTCTCATTATAATTTCGGATTTCGAAAGGCCCGTCTTGAAGTGAAATTCCCGTTTGTGTTTTCGAAAGCCTCGCTCCGGAATTTTTTTTCTTCGAGACGAACGGAAGAATTCTCCCGTTGTCGACGAGTTTCTTTTTTGAGAAGACGCCGTTTTTAAATTGTTCGGTAAAAAGTTCTTGCTAGAGCACATTCTTGAAAGAAGATCTTTCACCATTGCCGTGCGTCACGATCTACGCGCTG of Leptospira sanjuanensis contains these proteins:
- a CDS encoding acyl-CoA thioesterase, producing the protein MTDIQIEFPEKYYFSTELAIRKTDLALDIHVSFASILDIVMEAHLQFFQYLGFSVTDIYGKSIIFANAGILYQGELLYNDRVKIDVVLDNLGEKSFDLTFRLSKDDRREKVSLVKIRVLFFDYSIRKVVPVPEGFRKIFTEGKIPSYTSPPVGTDAAEKESAKSSAAAQIRSFDKLEVLRLAHDLILKVYSLGNRMDAVKLKEHGPLLEHIRSVSALLPVRIAGAWGSRILSEKIKNILKAKVHLEELRYLLVLVQDLKVSSIEKELGDLETINIHLKKYLSRVRNGKTRKLI
- a CDS encoding SDR family NAD(P)-dependent oxidoreductase, which codes for MRDKVAMVTGGSTGIGKAVVREFVSKGVKVVFCGRRLDEGKKLESEVRSQGGDVHFVVCDVTSGEQVKKVVDTAVEKFGRLDFGVNNAGIMGVNHLLHEYPEDVWDNVVNVNLKGAWLSMKYQIPEIVKAGGGAVVNVSSISGINGVVGINPYSAAKHGVVGLTKSAALEYAKKNIRINAICPGAVKTEILDELFHLAKDPIEAEKQLVKLHPMHRIATPEEIAKTVLWLCGEDSTFITGTAIPVDGGYSAK